A window of the Branchiibius hedensis genome harbors these coding sequences:
- a CDS encoding nicotinamide mononucleotide transporter family protein, with product MSDSNIFVTLVNAHLTIGGQAITWREIVGNAFGLASAIGGMRRKVWAWPVGIIGNALLFTVFFAVGFTGHGQEKLYGQAGRQVFFILTSIYGWWLWQRTKNRSTDPDAPAVQPRWATARERLGYVLVWAAGVLVCQWIFRTIGVDYWHPPEFYWWADAWIFVGSMLATYAMARGWTDFWLMWLAVDIVGVPELIYFKFYPSAVLYLVYAGFVVWGFFVWWRASREEQPVLQPAGQV from the coding sequence GTGAGCGACAGCAATATCTTCGTGACGTTGGTCAACGCCCACCTGACGATCGGCGGTCAGGCGATCACCTGGCGCGAGATCGTCGGCAACGCCTTTGGCCTGGCATCCGCGATCGGTGGGATGCGGCGCAAGGTGTGGGCATGGCCGGTCGGGATCATCGGCAACGCGCTGCTCTTCACGGTGTTCTTCGCGGTGGGCTTCACCGGTCACGGTCAGGAGAAGCTTTACGGGCAGGCCGGTCGACAGGTCTTCTTCATCCTGACCTCGATCTACGGCTGGTGGCTGTGGCAACGCACCAAGAATCGATCAACAGACCCGGATGCCCCTGCGGTGCAACCGCGGTGGGCGACCGCGCGTGAGCGACTCGGATATGTCCTGGTCTGGGCGGCGGGTGTCCTGGTGTGCCAGTGGATCTTCCGCACGATCGGTGTGGACTACTGGCATCCGCCGGAGTTCTACTGGTGGGCCGACGCGTGGATCTTCGTCGGCTCGATGCTGGCGACCTACGCGATGGCCCGTGGCTGGACGGACTTCTGGCTGATGTGGCTGGCCGTCGACATCGTCGGGGTGCCCGAGCTCATCTACTTCAAGTTCTACCCCTCCGCGGTGCTCTACCTGGTCTACGCCGGGTTCGTCGTCTGGGGCTTCTTCGTGTGGTGGCGTGCGTCCCGCGAGGAGCAGCCCGTTCTCCAACCCGCAGGGCAGGTGTGA
- the def gene encoding peptide deformylase, giving the protein MSITDIRIFGDPVLRQPAAEVTVFDKELRQLVKDLTDTMMDAPGAGLAAPQIGVSLRVFTYYIDGQLGHLINPDLSLSVEQQIGDEGCLSLPGLVFETPRALRTVARGFDMYGEPITIEGTDLMARCLQHETDHLDGIIFIDRLDYETKRLAMKATRNAQWTGQDVPEVRISPHASQVRR; this is encoded by the coding sequence ATGTCGATCACCGATATCCGGATCTTCGGCGACCCGGTCCTGCGGCAGCCGGCCGCCGAGGTCACCGTCTTCGACAAAGAGCTACGGCAACTGGTCAAGGACCTGACCGACACCATGATGGACGCGCCCGGTGCCGGTCTGGCGGCTCCGCAGATCGGCGTCAGCTTGCGGGTGTTCACCTACTACATCGACGGACAGCTCGGTCATCTCATCAATCCCGACCTGTCCTTGTCGGTCGAGCAGCAGATCGGTGACGAGGGTTGTCTCTCGTTGCCCGGTCTGGTGTTCGAGACGCCGCGTGCGCTGCGAACGGTTGCGCGTGGCTTCGACATGTACGGCGAGCCGATCACCATCGAGGGCACCGACCTGATGGCCCGGTGTCTGCAGCACGAGACCGACCACCTGGACGGGATCATCTTCATCGACCGGCTCGACTATGAGACGAAACGCCTGGCGATGAAGGCGACTCGCAATGCCCAGTGGACCGGGCAGGACGTCCCGGAGGTCCGGATCAGTCCGCACGCGTCGCAGGTGCGCCGATGA
- the hisG gene encoding ATP phosphoribosyltransferase: protein MLRIAMPNKGALSELAAQMMREAGYRGRRDSKELVISDPDQNVELFYLRPRDIAVYVGSGTLDVGITGRDLMLDSGSPATEVLQLGFGSSTFRYAAPVGADQELAGKRIATSFPGLVRNHLASLGLEASVVRLDGAVESAVTLGVADIIADVVETGTTLRNAGLEVFGDPILASEAVLIRPANSPRNPAVDVLVRRLQGVLTARNYVMMDYDIAVQLVEKACELTPGLESPTVSPLHDKGYVAVRAMVPKAQTNTVMDELYELGARAILVTEIAACRI from the coding sequence ATGCTTCGTATTGCCATGCCCAACAAGGGCGCCCTGTCCGAACTCGCCGCGCAGATGATGCGTGAGGCCGGCTACCGCGGCCGTCGGGACAGCAAGGAACTGGTCATCTCCGACCCGGACCAGAACGTCGAACTGTTCTACCTGCGCCCGCGCGACATCGCGGTCTACGTGGGCTCGGGCACGCTGGACGTCGGGATCACCGGGCGCGATCTGATGCTCGATTCGGGCTCGCCGGCCACGGAGGTCCTGCAGCTCGGGTTCGGCTCCAGCACCTTCCGCTACGCCGCTCCGGTCGGCGCCGACCAGGAGTTGGCCGGCAAGCGGATCGCGACCAGCTTCCCGGGGCTGGTGCGCAACCACCTGGCCAGCCTGGGTCTCGAAGCCTCCGTCGTCCGGCTGGACGGTGCGGTGGAGTCCGCGGTGACCCTCGGCGTGGCGGACATCATCGCCGACGTCGTGGAGACAGGGACCACCTTGCGTAACGCCGGACTCGAGGTCTTCGGCGACCCGATCCTGGCCAGCGAGGCGGTGTTGATCCGCCCGGCCAACAGCCCGCGCAACCCGGCCGTCGATGTTCTCGTACGGCGACTGCAGGGGGTGCTGACCGCGCGCAACTACGTGATGATGGACTACGACATCGCCGTGCAGTTGGTCGAGAAGGCCTGCGAACTGACCCCCGGCCTGGAGAGCCCGACCGTCTCCCCGTTGCACGACAAGGGGTACGTCGCGGTGCGGGCCATGGTGCCCAAGGCGCAGACCAACACGGTGATGGACGAGCTCTACGAACTCGGCGCGCGCGCCATCCTGGTCACGGAGATCGCTGCGTGCCGGATCTGA
- a CDS encoding bifunctional 3,4-dihydroxy-2-butanone-4-phosphate synthase/GTP cyclohydrolase II: MTTRELASVEDALREIAAGRPVFVVDDEDRENEADLVMAACAADERWIGFAVRYGSGVLCAPVTGEIADRLALPPMVSDNQDPKGTAYTVSVDARKGVSTGISAADRARTLRLLADPATSAEDLTRPGHVFPLRARDGGVLERPGHTEAAVDLARLAGLEPVGAIVELVHDDGSMMRLGAAQDLAEREGLLVISIADLIAWRQRHDRVRRVASTRLPTAYGEFTAHGYLDLVTGAEHVALVMAGGDTVRVHSECLTGDVFGSQRCDCGPQLEASLTAVARDGGAVVYLGGHEGRGVGLLNKLRAYSLQDTGLDTVDAQTALGLPVDAREFSAAAAILRDRGLTSVQLLTNNPAKEQALRGAGIEVTARLPLHVGASVHNLDYLATKLERMGHLAPEPTILKGAS, from the coding sequence ATGACAACCCGGGAACTCGCAAGCGTCGAGGACGCGCTGCGCGAAATCGCCGCCGGGCGACCGGTTTTCGTCGTCGACGACGAGGACCGGGAGAACGAGGCCGACCTGGTGATGGCCGCCTGCGCCGCCGACGAGCGGTGGATCGGGTTCGCCGTGCGCTACGGATCGGGGGTGCTGTGTGCGCCCGTGACCGGTGAGATCGCCGACCGCCTGGCCCTGCCACCGATGGTGAGCGACAACCAGGACCCCAAGGGCACGGCGTACACCGTCTCGGTGGACGCCCGCAAGGGGGTCAGCACCGGCATCAGCGCGGCCGACCGGGCGCGGACGCTGCGGTTGCTCGCTGACCCGGCCACGTCCGCGGAGGATCTGACCCGTCCTGGTCACGTGTTCCCGTTGCGGGCGCGCGACGGGGGAGTGCTGGAGCGGCCGGGGCACACCGAGGCGGCCGTCGATCTCGCACGGTTGGCCGGTCTCGAACCAGTCGGCGCCATCGTCGAACTCGTCCACGACGACGGCTCGATGATGCGCCTGGGCGCTGCGCAGGACCTCGCCGAGCGCGAAGGGTTGCTGGTCATCTCGATCGCCGACCTGATTGCGTGGCGGCAGCGGCACGACCGGGTCCGGCGCGTGGCCAGCACCCGGTTGCCCACGGCGTACGGCGAGTTCACGGCCCACGGGTACCTCGACCTGGTCACGGGCGCCGAGCACGTCGCTCTCGTCATGGCGGGTGGCGACACGGTCCGCGTGCACTCCGAATGCCTGACCGGTGACGTCTTCGGCTCGCAACGCTGCGACTGCGGTCCGCAACTGGAGGCATCGCTCACGGCGGTCGCCCGCGACGGCGGCGCCGTCGTCTACCTCGGCGGCCACGAGGGCCGCGGTGTGGGGCTGCTGAACAAGTTGCGGGCGTACAGCCTGCAGGACACCGGCCTGGACACCGTCGACGCCCAGACCGCGCTCGGGCTGCCGGTCGATGCGCGCGAATTCTCCGCTGCCGCAGCGATCTTGCGTGACCGCGGTCTGACCAGTGTGCAGTTGCTGACCAACAACCCGGCCAAGGAGCAGGCGTTGCGCGGGGCAGGCATCGAGGTGACGGCGCGACTGCCGCTGCACGTCGGCGCCAGCGTGCACAACCTCGACTACCTGGCCACCAAACTCGAGCGGATGGGCCACCTGGCGCCCGAGCCGACCATCCTGAAAGGCGCATCATGA
- a CDS encoding PH domain-containing protein: MPDLSDPYAPFLPRRARIVSSIAALGVVLVFTIVAIHVPQGGSAGWTGFDSIMLIAVAVAIAAFLLRYAMVGAWPDEDGLRVRNLLITRRLEWAQIVAVQYGGGQPWAVLDLADTEQLAVMAIQRSDGPVAMREAQRLAALIAARGDAGRRDSQP, translated from the coding sequence GTGCCGGATCTGAGCGATCCCTACGCACCGTTCCTGCCGCGGCGGGCGCGGATCGTCTCCAGCATCGCCGCCCTGGGCGTCGTGCTGGTCTTCACCATCGTGGCGATCCACGTTCCGCAGGGTGGTTCAGCGGGCTGGACCGGCTTCGACAGCATCATGCTGATCGCCGTCGCCGTGGCGATCGCGGCGTTCCTGCTGCGCTACGCCATGGTCGGCGCCTGGCCGGACGAGGACGGTCTGCGAGTGCGCAATCTGCTGATCACCCGCCGGTTGGAGTGGGCCCAGATCGTGGCGGTGCAGTACGGCGGTGGGCAGCCCTGGGCGGTGCTCGACCTGGCCGACACCGAGCAGTTGGCAGTGATGGCCATCCAGCGGTCCGACGGCCCGGTCGCGATGCGTGAGGCTCAGCGCTTGGCGGCGCTCATTGCTGCACGTGGCGACGCTGGTAGGCGTGATAGCCAGCCGTGA
- the rpe gene encoding ribulose-phosphate 3-epimerase, translating into MLISPSILSADFANLQAELDRVANADWAHVDVMDNHFVPNLTLGAPVVEALAKVSPIPIDAHLMIDDPDRWAPQYAEVGARSVTFHIEAAADPVKLARTLRAEGARASMALKPGTAFAPYEDLLPELDMVLVMTVEPGFGGQSFMADQMPKVRQVREAVRRSGGEIWVQVDGGVSAATIEQCAEAGADVFVAGSAVYGAASAADAVAELRALVAKHSHT; encoded by the coding sequence ATGTTGATCTCACCCTCGATCCTGTCCGCCGACTTCGCCAACCTGCAGGCCGAGCTGGATCGGGTCGCGAATGCCGACTGGGCGCACGTGGACGTGATGGACAACCACTTCGTACCCAACCTGACCCTGGGCGCACCGGTCGTCGAGGCCCTGGCCAAGGTGTCGCCGATCCCGATCGACGCGCACCTGATGATCGATGACCCGGACCGCTGGGCACCGCAGTACGCCGAGGTGGGGGCGCGCAGCGTGACCTTCCACATCGAAGCAGCCGCCGACCCTGTGAAACTCGCGCGAACGTTGCGCGCGGAGGGTGCCCGGGCGTCCATGGCGCTGAAGCCGGGAACTGCGTTCGCGCCGTACGAGGATCTGCTCCCCGAACTGGACATGGTGCTGGTCATGACGGTCGAACCCGGGTTCGGCGGCCAGTCCTTCATGGCCGATCAGATGCCGAAGGTGCGTCAGGTGCGCGAGGCGGTCCGCCGGTCCGGCGGCGAGATCTGGGTGCAGGTCGACGGCGGGGTCTCCGCTGCCACGATCGAACAGTGCGCCGAGGCCGGCGCGGACGTCTTCGTCGCCGGTTCGGCGGTCTACGGGGCAGCCTCTGCTGCCGACGCCGTCGCGGAGCTGCGCGCGCTGGTCGCAAAGCACTCGCATACCTGA
- a CDS encoding RsmB/NOP family class I SAM-dependent RNA methyltransferase has translation MAERDARGRQRPAARTQKRGQFSTNRPSQRRRDGDPARRAAWDLLRRVDGGGYANLEMPRLLRAAGLSGRDAAFATELGYGTLRIQGFYDPVIELCAGRPVGTIDPPVLSTLRLGVHQLLGMRVPAHAAASETVGLARSVNGAGAAGFVNAVLRRVTERTRDEWVAEVTAGRDPLEALAIEHSHPEWVVRALRSSLLANGVSADTLEDLLIADNTPAPVTLVARPGLSTVQELEQFGAVASDTSPVGAVLESGDPGEIPAVRDTRAAVQDAGSQLVALAVARAEVTTRADQEWLDLCAGPGGKSGLLAALAHQQGAVLFANEVSEHRTELVRKTLVAAIDSGAEVMIGTGDGRDIGAEEPDTYDRVLVDAPCTGLGALRRRPEARWRRTPGDVAPLTVLQGELLTSALDAVRPGGIVAYVTCSPHLAETHQVVSEVLAGRDDIRQEDARPLFEPLAELGPGPSVQLWPHIHGTDAMFFALLRKVAP, from the coding sequence GTGGCTGAACGGGACGCACGGGGCCGGCAGCGGCCGGCCGCCCGGACCCAGAAGCGGGGCCAGTTCTCCACGAACCGGCCCAGCCAACGTCGGCGGGACGGGGACCCAGCCCGCCGCGCGGCCTGGGACCTGCTGCGGCGGGTGGACGGCGGCGGGTACGCCAACCTGGAGATGCCGCGATTGCTGCGCGCGGCGGGGCTGAGCGGGCGGGACGCTGCCTTCGCGACGGAGTTGGGCTACGGCACGCTGCGGATACAGGGTTTCTATGACCCGGTCATCGAGCTCTGCGCGGGTCGACCGGTCGGCACTATCGATCCGCCGGTGCTCTCGACGTTGCGGCTCGGCGTGCACCAACTGCTCGGTATGCGGGTGCCCGCGCATGCGGCGGCCTCGGAGACCGTCGGCCTGGCCCGGTCGGTGAACGGCGCGGGAGCGGCGGGCTTCGTGAACGCCGTCCTGCGGCGGGTCACGGAACGCACCCGCGACGAATGGGTCGCCGAGGTCACCGCCGGCCGGGATCCGTTGGAGGCATTGGCGATCGAGCACTCCCATCCGGAGTGGGTGGTGCGGGCACTGCGATCCTCGCTGCTGGCCAACGGGGTGTCCGCGGACACGCTGGAAGACCTGTTGATCGCTGACAACACGCCGGCCCCCGTGACGCTGGTCGCGCGGCCGGGGTTGTCGACGGTGCAGGAATTGGAACAGTTCGGCGCGGTCGCGTCGGACACCTCACCGGTCGGTGCGGTGCTGGAGTCGGGTGACCCGGGAGAGATCCCGGCGGTCCGGGACACCCGGGCCGCGGTGCAGGACGCCGGCTCGCAACTGGTCGCTCTCGCGGTCGCCAGAGCCGAAGTGACCACCCGGGCCGATCAGGAGTGGCTGGACCTGTGCGCCGGGCCGGGCGGCAAGAGCGGGCTGCTGGCGGCCCTCGCCCACCAGCAGGGCGCCGTACTCTTCGCCAACGAGGTCAGTGAGCACCGCACCGAACTCGTCCGCAAAACCCTTGTCGCAGCGATTGATTCGGGTGCCGAGGTGATGATCGGCACCGGAGACGGGCGCGATATCGGGGCCGAGGAACCCGACACCTACGACCGGGTGCTCGTGGATGCGCCGTGCACCGGACTGGGTGCGCTACGCCGCCGACCCGAAGCGCGCTGGCGGCGGACACCTGGGGATGTCGCACCGCTGACGGTTCTGCAGGGCGAACTGCTGACCTCGGCGCTGGATGCGGTCCGGCCCGGCGGCATCGTCGCGTACGTGACGTGCAGCCCACACCTGGCCGAAACCCACCAGGTGGTCTCGGAGGTGCTGGCCGGCCGGGACGACATCCGCCAGGAGGACGCGCGGCCGCTGTTCGAGCCGCTGGCCGAGCTGGGTCCCGGGCCCTCGGTCCAACTGTGGCCGCACATCCACGGCACCGATGCGATGTTCTTCGCTCTGCTGCGAAAGGTTGCTCCCTGA
- a CDS encoding phosphoribosyl-ATP diphosphatase, which yields MKTFDQLWVELAAKAQQRPEGSRTVAELDAGVHAIGKKIVEEAAEVWMAAEHEGRERTAEEISQLIYHLQVLMLASGIEPSDVYTHL from the coding sequence GTGAAGACGTTCGATCAGTTGTGGGTGGAGCTGGCCGCTAAGGCTCAGCAGCGACCGGAGGGTTCGCGCACGGTCGCTGAGCTCGACGCCGGCGTCCATGCCATCGGCAAGAAGATCGTCGAGGAGGCGGCCGAGGTCTGGATGGCCGCCGAGCACGAGGGCCGCGAGCGCACCGCGGAGGAGATCAGCCAGCTGATCTACCACCTGCAGGTGCTGATGCTGGCCAGCGGCATCGAGCCGTCCGACGTCTACACCCACCTCTGA
- the ribH gene encoding 6,7-dimethyl-8-ribityllumazine synthase translates to MSGHGPVLDVDASGLRVAIVAASWHDEVMDGLIAGAQRALGGGAEVIRVPGTFELSVACARLAPAYDALVALGVVIRGGTPHFEYVCEAATVGITQVSVQTGVPIGFGVLTCDTEQQALDRAGLPGSIEDKGFEAAGAAVATASTLASCEDVRSVVGGAGR, encoded by the coding sequence ATGAGTGGACACGGACCCGTCCTGGACGTCGACGCCAGCGGCCTGCGCGTCGCGATCGTCGCGGCCAGCTGGCACGACGAGGTGATGGACGGCCTGATCGCCGGGGCGCAGCGCGCCCTGGGCGGCGGCGCCGAGGTGATCCGGGTGCCAGGCACCTTCGAACTGTCGGTCGCGTGCGCGCGGCTGGCCCCGGCGTACGACGCGCTCGTCGCTCTAGGGGTTGTGATCCGGGGCGGGACGCCACACTTCGAGTACGTCTGTGAGGCCGCCACGGTGGGCATCACGCAGGTCAGCGTGCAGACCGGCGTGCCCATCGGGTTCGGCGTCCTGACCTGCGACACCGAGCAGCAGGCCCTGGATCGGGCCGGTCTGCCGGGGTCGATCGAGGACAAGGGATTCGAAGCGGCTGGGGCCGCGGTCGCGACGGCCAGTACCCTTGCCTCCTGTGAAGACGTTCGATCAGTTGTGGGTGGAGCTGGCCGCTAA
- the ribD gene encoding bifunctional diaminohydroxyphosphoribosylaminopyrimidine deaminase/5-amino-6-(5-phosphoribosylamino)uracil reductase RibD yields the protein MTSTHLQRAVDLARRGPLADPNPQVGCVLVKGERVIGEGWHAGAGTAHAEVVALRAAGDARGATAYVSLEPCNHTGRTGPCARALIDAGVAKVVYAQADPNPSAAGGAATLRAAGIEVEHAAIETGLGRYWTYAVTHQRPFVTWKFAATLDGRSAAADGSSQWITGPAAREDVQARRATAGAIIAGTGTVLADDPRLTVRGHDGEPLRVIVGHRDIPTTARVKVDDNYLQIATHDPAEVLDALQDRQIRHAWLEGGPRLAAAFLRAGLVDEIVAYLAPALLGAGANAVGDLGIDSIADIQRYELRDLARVGDDVRIVLSGKGI from the coding sequence GTGACCTCAACGCACCTGCAGCGCGCGGTTGATCTTGCGCGCCGTGGTCCGCTTGCTGACCCCAACCCCCAGGTCGGCTGTGTCCTGGTCAAGGGCGAGCGGGTTATCGGCGAAGGCTGGCACGCGGGTGCCGGGACCGCGCACGCTGAGGTTGTCGCGTTGCGCGCCGCCGGTGACGCGCGGGGCGCGACTGCCTACGTCAGCCTCGAACCGTGTAATCACACCGGCCGCACCGGACCGTGCGCGCGGGCCCTGATCGACGCCGGGGTGGCGAAGGTCGTGTACGCCCAGGCCGATCCGAATCCGAGTGCGGCAGGGGGCGCGGCGACCCTGCGCGCGGCGGGCATCGAGGTCGAGCACGCCGCGATCGAGACCGGTCTGGGCCGCTACTGGACGTACGCCGTGACTCACCAGCGTCCGTTCGTCACCTGGAAATTCGCGGCAACTCTCGACGGTCGCAGCGCGGCCGCCGACGGCAGTAGTCAATGGATCACTGGACCGGCCGCGCGCGAGGACGTCCAGGCCAGGCGCGCGACGGCGGGGGCGATTATCGCTGGCACCGGCACTGTGCTCGCCGACGATCCGCGCCTCACGGTGCGCGGTCATGACGGCGAACCGCTGCGGGTGATCGTCGGGCACCGCGACATCCCGACGACTGCGCGGGTGAAGGTCGATGACAACTATCTGCAGATCGCCACCCACGACCCAGCCGAAGTCCTCGATGCGTTGCAGGACAGGCAGATCCGGCATGCCTGGCTGGAGGGCGGCCCGCGCCTCGCTGCGGCCTTTCTGCGGGCCGGACTGGTCGATGAGATCGTCGCCTACCTCGCTCCGGCCCTGCTCGGCGCCGGCGCGAATGCGGTCGGTGACCTCGGCATCGACAGCATTGCCGACATCCAGCGGTACGAACTGCGGGATCTGGCTCGCGTCGGTGACGACGTACGAATCGTTCTGTCCGGGAAGGGAATCTGA
- a CDS encoding riboflavin synthase — translation MFTGIVEELGSIVAVDSDGDSAKITVRGPKVLDDVTHGASIAVNGVCLTVTDWTKDTFTVDVMAETLRRTSLGQAGSPVNLERAMRADGRFGGHIVQGHVDGTTTITSRDEQPRWTVVRFGLPTQLAPYVVEKGSITIDGVSLTVSAVGEGYFEVSLIPTTLELTTLGRKGIGDLVNLEVDVLAKYVERLMK, via the coding sequence ATGTTCACCGGGATTGTGGAAGAACTCGGCTCGATCGTGGCGGTCGACAGCGATGGTGACTCCGCCAAGATCACCGTGCGTGGGCCGAAGGTGCTGGACGACGTCACCCACGGCGCCTCCATCGCGGTCAACGGCGTCTGTCTGACCGTCACCGACTGGACGAAAGACACCTTCACGGTCGACGTGATGGCCGAGACGCTGCGCCGCACCAGCTTGGGGCAGGCCGGTTCACCCGTGAATCTGGAGCGGGCGATGCGGGCCGACGGGCGCTTCGGCGGGCACATCGTGCAAGGGCACGTGGACGGTACGACGACCATCACCTCACGAGACGAACAGCCGCGGTGGACGGTGGTCCGATTCGGGCTGCCAACCCAGCTGGCGCCGTACGTCGTGGAGAAGGGGTCGATCACGATCGACGGGGTCTCGCTCACGGTCAGTGCCGTCGGCGAAGGCTACTTCGAGGTGTCGCTGATCCCGACGACCCTGGAGTTAACGACATTGGGACGTAAGGGAATCGGTGACCTGGTGAATCTCGAGGTGGACGTCTTGGCGAAGTACGTGGAGAGGTTGATGAAGTGA
- the fmt gene encoding methionyl-tRNA formyltransferase, with the protein MRVVFAGTPEAAVPSLQAILRSRHEVLAVLTRPDAPAGRGRSTRRSPVGQVADEAGIPVLTPGRPREVAGQLRELNPDACPVVAYGALLPGDLLAIPQHGWINLHFSLLPAWRGAAPVQHAIAHGDEVTGATTFVIDEGMDTGPVLGRMTAAIGRRETSGDLLERLAVTGADLLVATLDALESGALEPDPQPYDGVSLAPKITVDDARIDWGTPAFAVDRHVRAMTPAPGAWTTFRGERLKILPVSVAEEELAPGVLRVGKRTVLVGTATQAVELGQVQAVGKKVMDAAAWARGVRDSDGEVLGG; encoded by the coding sequence ATGAGAGTGGTGTTCGCCGGGACGCCGGAGGCCGCCGTACCGTCGTTGCAAGCGATCCTGCGCTCGCGGCACGAGGTGCTCGCGGTGCTGACCCGCCCCGACGCGCCCGCCGGGCGCGGTCGCTCAACCCGGCGGTCGCCGGTGGGCCAGGTCGCCGACGAGGCTGGCATCCCCGTCCTCACCCCGGGACGTCCGAGGGAGGTCGCGGGGCAATTGCGTGAACTCAATCCGGACGCCTGCCCGGTGGTCGCCTACGGCGCGTTGCTGCCGGGGGATCTGCTGGCCATTCCGCAGCACGGCTGGATCAATCTGCACTTCTCACTGCTGCCGGCCTGGCGCGGAGCGGCACCGGTCCAGCACGCGATCGCGCACGGTGATGAGGTCACTGGGGCGACGACCTTCGTGATCGACGAAGGGATGGATACCGGTCCGGTCCTGGGCAGGATGACCGCGGCGATCGGCCGCCGGGAGACCAGTGGCGACCTGCTGGAGCGGTTGGCCGTGACCGGGGCCGATCTGCTGGTCGCGACCCTTGATGCCCTGGAGTCGGGTGCATTGGAGCCGGATCCGCAGCCGTACGACGGGGTTTCCCTGGCTCCGAAGATCACTGTCGATGATGCCCGGATCGACTGGGGCACACCGGCGTTCGCGGTCGATCGACATGTGCGCGCGATGACACCAGCACCGGGTGCGTGGACCACCTTCCGCGGTGAGCGGCTGAAGATCCTGCCCGTATCCGTCGCTGAGGAAGAGTTGGCGCCGGGCGTGCTGAGGGTGGGTAAGCGAACCGTGCTGGTGGGTACCGCGACGCAGGCGGTCGAGTTGGGGCAGGTCCAGGCAGTCGGCAAAAAGGTGATGGACGCGGCGGCGTGGGCCCGCGGCGTACGCGATAGTGACGGTGAGGTGCTCGGTGGCTGA